A stretch of the Notamacropus eugenii isolate mMacEug1 chromosome 2, mMacEug1.pri_v2, whole genome shotgun sequence genome encodes the following:
- the THPO gene encoding thrombopoietin isoform X2, translating to MELTELLVVTMFLLMSRLTLTLTSPAPVCDPRLFNKLLRDSAALHSRLSHCSDLNPLPIPVLLPTVDFSLREWRVKTEQTKGQEVLGAVTLLLEGVIAARRQLSPSCLSSLLGQLSAQARILLGALQGLLGTTSLPKGQTAVHREPTAIFLSFQQLLRGKVRFLLHALRPILCARQEDQTATAATGSGSVPVIRTTSGLKDKTPASLEGGPGSSAKDTEAPTRAFRPLSRIPGLLNHTASPLNKAPVYLNMTLGPSNRSHGISPVPSVNTLESSNKPPGTLDVTLQSPTPSSGLITPPSVPPIGHHVLSSPSTTLLTSPPRPHIPSTPPSATGPGNSVSSTICCLQPYHSQDKTKDMQDTQGMATSSPT from the exons ATGGAGCTGACTG AGCTGCTTGTTGTGACCATGTTCCTCCTCATGTCAAGATTAACCCTCACCCTGACCAGCCCTGCTCCAGTCTGTGACCCCAGACTCTTCAACAAGCTGCTCCGAGACTCTGCTGCCTTACATAGCAGACTG AGTCACTGCTCGGACCTCAATCCTCTGCCCATACCTGTCCTGCTGCCCACCGTGGACTTCAGCCTTCGGGAATGGAGGGTAAAGACG GAGCAGACCAAGGGGCAGGAGGTCCTTGGAGCTGTGACCTTATTGCTGGAAGGTGTGATTGCGGCCCGCAGACAGCTGAGCCCCAGCTGCCTCTCCTCCCTGCTAGGGCAGCTCTCAGCCCAGGCACGCATCCTCCTCGGAGCTCTGCAAGGCCTCCTGGGAACCACG TCTCTCCCAAAGGGCCAGACTGCAGTTCACAGGGAGCCCACGGCCATCTTCCTGAGCTTTCAGCAGCTTCTCAGAGGAAAGGTGCGTTTCCTGCTGCATGCACTGAGACCCATCCTCTGTGCCAGGCAGGAAGATCAGACTGCCACAGCAGCTACAGGCAGCGGCTCTGTCCCTGTCATCAGGACAACCTCTGGGCTCAAAGACAAGACCCCTGCATCACTGGAAGGGGGCCCTGGGAGCTCAGCCAAAGACACAGAAGCTCCCACGAGGGCCTTCAGACCCCTGAGCAGAATTCCTGGATTGCTGAACCACACAGCAAGCCCCCTGAACAAAGCCCCTGTATACTTGAACATGACTCTTGGACCCTCAAACAGAAGCCATGGTATCTCTCCTGTACCCTCAGTCAATACTCTGGAAAGCTCAAACAAGCCCCCTGGAACTCTAGATGTAACCCTCCAATCCCCCACTCCCTCATCTGGACTGATTACTCCTCCAAGCGTTCCTCCTATTGGACACCATGTGCTCTCCTCTCCCTCAACCACCCTCCTGACCTCTCCCCCCAGGCCTCACATCCCTTCTACTCCCCCCTCAGCCACAGGCCCAGgtaactcagtttcttctacaATCTGCTGCCTTCAGCCTTATCACTCCCAGGATAAGACTAAGGACATGCAGGACACTCAGGGCATGGCCACTTCATCCCCTACCTAA
- the THPO gene encoding thrombopoietin isoform X1 — MTDSVAPTARSWSGSQTPVHLPQVTAAHYTQPPPWPQAEPRGEGPTQGASPAARLHSMELTELLVVTMFLLMSRLTLTLTSPAPVCDPRLFNKLLRDSAALHSRLSHCSDLNPLPIPVLLPTVDFSLREWRVKTEQTKGQEVLGAVTLLLEGVIAARRQLSPSCLSSLLGQLSAQARILLGALQGLLGTTSLPKGQTAVHREPTAIFLSFQQLLRGKVRFLLHALRPILCARQEDQTATAATGSGSVPVIRTTSGLKDKTPASLEGGPGSSAKDTEAPTRAFRPLSRIPGLLNHTASPLNKAPVYLNMTLGPSNRSHGISPVPSVNTLESSNKPPGTLDVTLQSPTPSSGLITPPSVPPIGHHVLSSPSTTLLTSPPRPHIPSTPPSATGPGNSVSSTICCLQPYHSQDKTKDMQDTQGMATSSPT; from the exons ATGACCGATTCTGTTGCCCCCACAGCTCGGAGCTGGTCAGGAAGCCAGACCCCAGTCCATCTCCCCCAGGTGACAGCAGCCCACTACACCCAGCCGCCTCCATGGCCTCAGGCAGAGCCCAGGGGAGAAGGCCCCACACAGGGAGCCTCCCCAGCAGCCCGCCTGCACAGCATGGAGCTGACTG AGCTGCTTGTTGTGACCATGTTCCTCCTCATGTCAAGATTAACCCTCACCCTGACCAGCCCTGCTCCAGTCTGTGACCCCAGACTCTTCAACAAGCTGCTCCGAGACTCTGCTGCCTTACATAGCAGACTG AGTCACTGCTCGGACCTCAATCCTCTGCCCATACCTGTCCTGCTGCCCACCGTGGACTTCAGCCTTCGGGAATGGAGGGTAAAGACG GAGCAGACCAAGGGGCAGGAGGTCCTTGGAGCTGTGACCTTATTGCTGGAAGGTGTGATTGCGGCCCGCAGACAGCTGAGCCCCAGCTGCCTCTCCTCCCTGCTAGGGCAGCTCTCAGCCCAGGCACGCATCCTCCTCGGAGCTCTGCAAGGCCTCCTGGGAACCACG TCTCTCCCAAAGGGCCAGACTGCAGTTCACAGGGAGCCCACGGCCATCTTCCTGAGCTTTCAGCAGCTTCTCAGAGGAAAGGTGCGTTTCCTGCTGCATGCACTGAGACCCATCCTCTGTGCCAGGCAGGAAGATCAGACTGCCACAGCAGCTACAGGCAGCGGCTCTGTCCCTGTCATCAGGACAACCTCTGGGCTCAAAGACAAGACCCCTGCATCACTGGAAGGGGGCCCTGGGAGCTCAGCCAAAGACACAGAAGCTCCCACGAGGGCCTTCAGACCCCTGAGCAGAATTCCTGGATTGCTGAACCACACAGCAAGCCCCCTGAACAAAGCCCCTGTATACTTGAACATGACTCTTGGACCCTCAAACAGAAGCCATGGTATCTCTCCTGTACCCTCAGTCAATACTCTGGAAAGCTCAAACAAGCCCCCTGGAACTCTAGATGTAACCCTCCAATCCCCCACTCCCTCATCTGGACTGATTACTCCTCCAAGCGTTCCTCCTATTGGACACCATGTGCTCTCCTCTCCCTCAACCACCCTCCTGACCTCTCCCCCCAGGCCTCACATCCCTTCTACTCCCCCCTCAGCCACAGGCCCAGgtaactcagtttcttctacaATCTGCTGCCTTCAGCCTTATCACTCCCAGGATAAGACTAAGGACATGCAGGACACTCAGGGCATGGCCACTTCATCCCCTACCTAA